A window from Luteolibacter flavescens encodes these proteins:
- a CDS encoding DUF1800 family protein, giving the protein MTPNPSFRQVPLLHRPLLLSLAFGCVGSFLPTQLLAGPVPSDKPVHFPAWWFERDVIKRLDPPAATPLWASGHYPASDDFATVNEGQLKTMVAAAVAEMNSRLPDEVDGAGTSDGAGRALNNLVASWNAAPAPGITREDFAAVNVGQLKAVSSMIYGRLRAVGYPDLSFWSNVLGNANDYAAANLGQVKYLLSFDPSGLQHDRWTGITGTDISTIPLGTVPGSPGSQPGTTDRDNNPLEDSSASVNYGERFRGYLVPPASGVYRFWLLASGTAQLYISNDDDPVNSILRASVTSSTDANNWTDANAGKSTLLWLEKGKPYHIEVRHKAGTGGNHIKVGWLVPTTPAHQDPINVTTPTQIIPASALWNRLGKPAPVFTPPAALTWTDSPQNASNPESHKNYNAAVRFLTQATYGPSGWLTDATYDINDVWTNATAAGSGSNVIPYDVSRVQSLGFEGWINEQMNPAVIPQTRLHDYVQKKRTWDSSGSGNHYWHNLFYSAWWRAAITGRDQLRQRVAFALSQTMVISNTALNPRSDATSDYYDDALAKNAFGNFRTILKDVTLHPAMGLYLNMLRNEKPDADPTLVSTARVPNENYARELLQLFSIGMHRLNPDGSLLLNSAGKPVPTYDQKTVEGIAHIFTGWDYEYHIPGYNPWFYDADLIAQWNLLKQSDPDAPAPAAPPERHVPEYIRPMISYPGKHFTGQKRILNNEVLPGMPKFGSQNVPAYGSHASISGLASDPTYVGLPNAELDAVLDSIFNHPNCGPFICRQLIQRLVTSNPSPGYVYRVVAAFNNDGTSGIDPITGQDRRNGRGNMDSVVKAILLDHEARSASMLTQPTFGKQREPVLRITALARAFPSTDGDPAVNLWKMHTTSFVPAANHWQGDLNQTPLGAPSVFNFYRPDYQFPQMGADITTPEFQLTTGTSVINQANFVHDAFFMWPPRSGTQGLASFLQGNKIICMDLTPWMSLMASNDLDNLIDELNKRLMAGQFPAEGKQVIKDFVTNKTVSSSSTVVDNKVTITTSVPHTYAVGDRIMFHPAPVAEQPRKTHVITAVPTANSFTIAHDTTYTYPGRTVSTLHDHSSPRERLFTVVNLMVNSPDFIIQR; this is encoded by the coding sequence ATGACGCCTAATCCAAGCTTCCGGCAGGTCCCTCTTCTGCACCGTCCGCTGCTGCTTTCCCTCGCATTTGGCTGCGTAGGAAGCTTCCTCCCGACCCAGCTTTTAGCCGGGCCGGTTCCGTCGGACAAGCCTGTCCACTTTCCCGCCTGGTGGTTCGAGCGGGACGTGATCAAACGTCTCGATCCACCTGCCGCGACACCTCTCTGGGCTAGTGGCCACTATCCGGCGAGCGATGACTTCGCCACAGTCAATGAAGGTCAGCTCAAGACCATGGTGGCCGCCGCGGTGGCGGAGATGAACAGTCGCCTGCCCGATGAGGTCGATGGCGCCGGTACCAGTGATGGCGCGGGCCGGGCACTCAACAATCTAGTCGCATCTTGGAACGCCGCGCCTGCCCCCGGGATCACGCGGGAAGATTTCGCCGCTGTGAACGTAGGCCAGCTCAAGGCTGTTTCCTCCATGATCTATGGTCGCCTGCGGGCAGTCGGTTACCCCGACCTGAGTTTCTGGAGCAATGTCCTGGGCAATGCAAATGACTATGCCGCTGCAAACCTAGGCCAAGTGAAGTATCTACTGAGCTTTGATCCATCCGGTCTACAGCACGACCGATGGACCGGCATCACGGGCACCGACATCTCCACCATCCCGCTGGGGACCGTTCCGGGCAGTCCGGGCTCGCAGCCGGGCACCACGGATCGGGACAACAATCCCTTGGAGGACAGTTCCGCCAGCGTGAATTACGGCGAGCGTTTCCGGGGTTATCTCGTGCCACCTGCGAGCGGTGTTTATCGCTTCTGGTTGCTGGCTTCCGGAACCGCCCAGCTTTACATCAGCAATGATGACGATCCGGTGAATTCCATTCTCCGCGCTTCGGTCACATCGTCCACCGACGCCAACAACTGGACTGATGCCAATGCCGGGAAGTCCACACTGCTCTGGCTGGAGAAGGGCAAGCCCTACCATATCGAGGTGCGGCACAAGGCGGGCACCGGAGGCAACCACATCAAGGTTGGCTGGCTCGTGCCAACGACTCCCGCCCATCAGGATCCGATCAATGTCACGACGCCCACGCAGATCATTCCGGCCTCTGCACTGTGGAACCGTCTCGGCAAGCCGGCACCGGTTTTCACCCCGCCGGCGGCCTTGACTTGGACGGACTCCCCGCAGAATGCCTCCAATCCGGAGAGCCACAAGAACTACAATGCGGCTGTGCGCTTCCTCACACAGGCGACCTACGGTCCGAGCGGATGGCTCACCGACGCTACCTATGACATCAACGATGTCTGGACCAACGCCACGGCCGCAGGTTCAGGCTCGAACGTCATTCCCTACGACGTGTCCCGCGTTCAGTCTCTGGGATTCGAAGGGTGGATCAACGAGCAAATGAATCCTGCCGTGATCCCCCAGACCCGCCTGCATGACTACGTCCAGAAAAAGAGAACGTGGGATTCCTCAGGATCGGGCAACCATTACTGGCACAACTTGTTTTACTCCGCTTGGTGGCGTGCCGCGATCACCGGGCGTGACCAACTCCGCCAGCGTGTCGCGTTCGCCCTGAGTCAGACCATGGTGATTTCCAACACCGCGCTGAACCCTCGTTCGGACGCGACCAGTGACTACTATGACGATGCCCTTGCGAAGAACGCCTTTGGGAATTTCCGCACCATCCTGAAAGATGTCACCCTGCACCCCGCCATGGGGCTCTACCTGAACATGCTCAGGAACGAGAAGCCGGATGCCGATCCGACGCTCGTGTCGACCGCACGCGTTCCGAACGAAAACTATGCGCGCGAGTTGCTGCAGCTTTTCTCCATCGGGATGCACCGCTTGAACCCGGACGGTTCATTGCTGCTCAATTCCGCGGGCAAGCCTGTCCCGACCTATGACCAGAAAACCGTCGAAGGGATAGCTCACATCTTCACGGGATGGGACTACGAATACCACATTCCGGGCTACAATCCCTGGTTTTACGACGCGGATCTGATTGCCCAATGGAATCTTCTGAAGCAGTCGGATCCTGATGCCCCAGCCCCAGCCGCCCCGCCGGAGAGGCACGTGCCGGAATACATCCGTCCGATGATTTCCTATCCAGGAAAACACTTTACTGGCCAAAAGCGGATACTGAACAACGAGGTGCTTCCCGGCATGCCGAAGTTTGGCAGCCAGAATGTCCCCGCCTACGGTAGCCACGCCTCAATCTCCGGCCTTGCCTCGGACCCTACCTATGTAGGCCTCCCAAATGCAGAACTGGATGCAGTGCTCGACTCGATCTTCAACCATCCAAATTGCGGTCCCTTCATCTGCCGGCAGTTGATCCAGCGCCTCGTCACCTCAAATCCGAGCCCGGGCTATGTCTATCGCGTGGTTGCCGCCTTCAATAACGACGGCACCAGCGGGATTGATCCCATCACCGGCCAGGACCGCCGCAACGGCCGGGGCAACATGGACTCCGTTGTAAAGGCCATCCTGCTAGATCACGAAGCCAGGTCCGCATCGATGCTCACTCAACCGACCTTCGGAAAGCAGCGAGAACCTGTCCTTCGCATCACTGCACTTGCCCGTGCGTTCCCTTCCACGGACGGTGATCCCGCAGTGAATCTGTGGAAGATGCACACTACGAGCTTTGTGCCGGCTGCAAACCATTGGCAGGGAGATTTGAATCAGACTCCGCTGGGCGCTCCATCGGTCTTCAACTTCTACCGGCCCGATTATCAGTTCCCGCAAATGGGGGCTGACATCACGACACCGGAATTCCAGCTCACGACTGGAACCAGTGTGATCAACCAGGCGAACTTCGTGCACGACGCCTTCTTCATGTGGCCGCCCCGCAGCGGCACGCAGGGGCTGGCCAGCTTCCTGCAGGGGAACAAGATCATTTGCATGGATCTGACTCCGTGGATGTCCCTGATGGCCAGCAACGATCTGGACAACCTGATCGACGAACTGAACAAACGCCTGATGGCAGGGCAGTTCCCGGCTGAGGGCAAGCAGGTGATCAAGGACTTCGTCACCAACAAGACGGTTAGCAGCAGTTCAACGGTGGTGGACAATAAGGTCACGATCACAACTTCGGTGCCACACACGTATGCGGTCGGGGATCGGATCATGTTCCACCCTGCGCCCGTGGCCGAGCAACCCCGCAAGACCCACGTCATCACCGCAGTGCCGACGGCGAACAGCTTCACCATCGCACATGACACCACCTACACCTATCCGGGCCGCACGGTGTCGACGCTCCACGACCATTCATCGCCGCGTGAGCGCCTTTTCACAGTCGTCAACCTGATGGTCAATTCGCCCGATTTCATCATTCAACGATAA
- a CDS encoding DUF1501 domain-containing protein: MPPKDLLKFYSRRGFLSHAARAGVGSLAASALMRDLNLINTASAQGPLDDISDYKALCCIFLAGGNDSDNTIIDTRSTPYQNYKDIRNLLAIKTGLEPLTVPISGSDPVIHPFALHPALGTAAGGGGIKKLFEEKKAAVLFNVGPLVRPVIKAEYLAGTAALPPQLYSHSDQTTHWQTSWPDEPPKTGWAGRMGDWLLNGVEDVGQLASLNISVSGTNTFQRGEHFHPFSVASKGAVTLTDGLPIGPATPEGPQRYEWLGGWHQALGKIVEIPTPENMQRSAYAGVLGNAIASGVNVNQALDDTVEVGERCTDGSPGEWVWDIAWPSGSPWTGLGFPRTSLGGQLKMVARMIAARVALGMSKRQTFFVQLGGFDTHADQVFSGNPSVGTHAQLLTELSDAVFAFQRALEQLGVMGDHLGIQNKVVSFTASDFGRTFRSNGLGSDHGWGAHHFIFGGNGEATSALDGGKTYGAFPNQFLGSSPDDAGGGRWIPTTSVDAYSATLGRWFGVSEEGLNLIFPNLTHFSNRNLGFMRTT, from the coding sequence ATGCCTCCCAAAGACCTTCTCAAATTCTATTCGCGCCGTGGATTCCTTAGCCATGCGGCGCGCGCGGGAGTCGGTTCTCTCGCTGCATCCGCCCTCATGCGGGACCTGAACCTCATCAACACAGCCTCTGCTCAGGGACCGTTGGATGACATCAGTGATTACAAGGCTCTCTGCTGTATCTTCCTTGCCGGTGGCAATGACTCGGACAACACCATCATCGACACCAGGTCGACACCGTATCAAAACTACAAGGACATCCGGAACCTGCTCGCCATCAAGACAGGTCTGGAGCCGCTAACCGTACCAATATCAGGCAGCGACCCGGTCATTCATCCCTTCGCCCTGCATCCGGCGCTGGGCACGGCGGCAGGGGGCGGGGGGATTAAGAAACTCTTCGAGGAGAAGAAGGCCGCTGTGCTTTTCAACGTGGGGCCATTGGTGCGGCCGGTGATCAAGGCCGAGTATCTGGCCGGCACTGCGGCTCTTCCTCCGCAGCTTTATTCCCACAGCGACCAGACCACACACTGGCAAACCTCTTGGCCCGATGAGCCGCCGAAGACCGGTTGGGCCGGGCGGATGGGGGACTGGCTGTTGAATGGGGTGGAGGATGTCGGCCAATTGGCATCCCTCAATATCTCAGTCTCGGGAACGAACACGTTCCAGCGGGGTGAGCACTTTCATCCATTCAGCGTGGCGTCCAAGGGGGCGGTGACCCTGACTGATGGACTTCCGATCGGCCCAGCCACTCCGGAAGGACCACAGCGCTACGAATGGCTTGGAGGATGGCACCAAGCACTGGGAAAGATTGTCGAGATTCCCACGCCGGAAAACATGCAGCGCAGCGCCTATGCCGGCGTGCTGGGTAATGCCATAGCCAGCGGCGTGAATGTCAACCAAGCGCTCGATGACACCGTGGAGGTCGGTGAACGCTGCACGGATGGCTCTCCCGGTGAATGGGTATGGGACATCGCATGGCCGAGTGGGTCACCGTGGACCGGACTCGGGTTCCCAAGGACCTCGCTGGGTGGCCAGCTCAAGATGGTGGCCCGCATGATTGCTGCCAGGGTTGCGTTGGGAATGTCGAAGCGACAAACTTTCTTCGTTCAACTAGGGGGCTTCGACACCCACGCGGACCAAGTTTTTTCCGGGAATCCATCGGTGGGCACCCACGCCCAGCTTCTCACCGAGCTGAGCGACGCCGTATTCGCCTTCCAGCGCGCCTTGGAGCAGTTGGGGGTGATGGGCGATCACCTCGGGATCCAGAACAAGGTGGTTTCCTTCACCGCGTCCGACTTCGGCCGAACCTTCCGGTCAAATGGACTCGGTAGCGATCACGGCTGGGGTGCACATCACTTCATCTTCGGCGGCAATGGCGAAGCAACCAGCGCCCTTGATGGCGGCAAGACCTATGGTGCTTTCCCGAACCAATTTCTTGGCAGCAGCCCTGACGATGCGGGCGGAGGGAGATGGATTCCCACCACCTCCGTTGATGCATACAGTGCTACGCTGGGAAGATGGTTCGGCGTCAGCGAAGAGGGACTCAATTTGATCTTCCCCAATCTGACTCACTTTTCTAACAGGAACCTCGGCTTCATGCGCACGACCTGA
- a CDS encoding type II secretion system protein GspG, translating to MSGIGGVQQDIGHLQFVLRDFRLMLGGNPVGNNAEIISALNGRNPRKVVIKLWDGHRLNDEGELVDPWGTPYFFHQISSSEMEIRCAGPDRIMWNSDDLNFR from the coding sequence ATGTCAGGAATCGGGGGGGTGCAGCAGGATATCGGGCATCTTCAGTTCGTGCTGCGGGACTTCCGCCTCATGCTCGGAGGCAATCCCGTGGGGAACAATGCGGAGATCATCAGCGCGCTTAATGGACGTAACCCGAGGAAGGTGGTGATCAAGCTCTGGGATGGCCATCGGCTCAATGACGAGGGGGAGCTCGTCGATCCTTGGGGAACGCCTTACTTTTTCCACCAGATCTCATCGAGCGAGATGGAGATCCGCTGCGCCGGACCGGATCGAATCATGTGGAACAGCGACGATCTCAATTTTCGGTGA
- a CDS encoding PEP-CTERM sorting domain-containing protein: MTTRTPSRLGLLSLIVSAALASAAQAAITFSGGGSDPITMTLTTDLVIPVTTTSNSTYSIGLLLPDVYSTAATGFARDAVNETYGTPGSITVTINLASGGSVPGYFFQAFGGLSSASGAIGVHDFYGGILLDSGPNLKVGDSITVKAGTLTFSSEFIRLPDKPIESIKIYNGNTQAFITAANPVPEPTAALLGGLGVLGLLRRRR, translated from the coding sequence ATGACCACCCGCACCCCTTCACGATTGGGCCTTCTCTCACTCATCGTCTCCGCTGCGCTAGCAAGCGCAGCACAGGCGGCCATCACCTTCTCCGGCGGCGGCAGTGATCCCATCACGATGACCCTCACCACGGATCTCGTGATCCCGGTCACCACTACCTCCAACAGCACTTACAGCATCGGATTGCTGCTTCCCGACGTCTATTCGACGGCGGCCACCGGCTTCGCTCGCGACGCCGTGAACGAAACCTACGGCACCCCCGGGAGCATCACCGTTACCATCAACCTTGCATCGGGCGGCAGCGTTCCGGGCTATTTCTTCCAAGCGTTTGGAGGCCTTTCCTCCGCCTCCGGTGCCATTGGCGTGCACGACTTCTACGGTGGCATCCTGCTCGATTCCGGTCCGAATCTCAAGGTGGGAGACTCCATCACCGTGAAGGCAGGAACCCTCACCTTCAGCTCGGAATTCATCCGTCTGCCGGACAAGCCAATCGAGTCGATCAAGATCTACAACGGGAACACACAGGCATTCATTACGGCTGCCAACCCGGTTCCGGAGCCCACTGCCGCCCTGCTTGGTGGCCTCGGCGTGCTCGGCCTTCTCCGCCGCCGCCGCTGA
- a CDS encoding WYL domain-containing protein, with amino-acid sequence MPAQQRAEAFHPKVGMPFDPRTPAMHFPVSLSEIRHVIRRRKRVRFRYLRQEVTADFYILGQAWKTSAYVVHAWCVEPEEGWRLLRYAMIQNMESAGEMEGPRPDFDPYHRDIQIIDTLAYPGLPRRGA; translated from the coding sequence ATGCCGGCGCAGCAGCGGGCCGAAGCATTCCATCCGAAGGTTGGAATGCCCTTCGACCCACGTACTCCTGCCATGCACTTTCCAGTCTCACTGAGCGAAATCCGTCACGTCATCCGAAGGCGGAAGCGAGTAAGATTCCGCTATCTGCGGCAAGAAGTGACCGCGGATTTCTACATCCTGGGACAAGCTTGGAAAACCTCGGCCTACGTGGTTCATGCCTGGTGCGTGGAACCCGAAGAAGGTTGGAGGCTTTTACGTTACGCGATGATCCAGAACATGGAGTCCGCAGGAGAGATGGAAGGCCCACGACCGGACTTCGACCCCTACCATAGGGACATCCAAATCATCGATACTCTTGCCTATCCCGGTCTGCCGAGACGCGGTGCGTGA
- the tnpA gene encoding IS66 family insertion sequence element accessory protein TnpA, producing the protein MTTTNGNLVKQDCIGRIRFRREQRDMLLDAYEASGLSGPQFAAQHGVKYQTFATWLQARKRQRGGYPGLPAPESGTLVLAEVEGFSAVARDSIPTLEIGLPGGVVISLRHAGQAPLVAELLKCLAEGARC; encoded by the coding sequence ATGACGACAACGAACGGGAACCTGGTGAAGCAGGACTGCATCGGCAGGATCCGCTTCCGTCGGGAGCAGCGGGACATGCTGCTTGATGCCTACGAGGCGAGCGGTCTGAGCGGACCGCAGTTTGCCGCGCAGCACGGCGTGAAATACCAGACCTTCGCCACGTGGCTCCAGGCACGGAAGCGCCAGCGCGGCGGATACCCGGGGTTGCCGGCCCCGGAGTCCGGGACGCTCGTGCTTGCCGAAGTGGAGGGTTTCAGTGCCGTGGCGCGGGACTCCATCCCCACCCTGGAGATCGGGTTGCCAGGCGGGGTGGTGATTTCACTCCGTCATGCCGGGCAAGCCCCGCTTGTGGCGGAGCTGCTGAAGTGCCTTGCGGAGGGAGCGCGATGCTGA
- the tnpB gene encoding IS66 family insertion sequence element accessory protein TnpB (TnpB, as the term is used for proteins encoded by IS66 family insertion elements, is considered an accessory protein, since TnpC, encoded by a neighboring gene, is a DDE family transposase.) — protein MLSFSGSLKVFVAVEPCDMRKSFHGLHDAVSGKLKEDPKSGAVFAFTNKRRTLLKLLYFDGSGLWVLAKRLERGTFSWPKGTDIRDGKLRLSSTALAFLLDGIDMRDGCKRPWYELG, from the coding sequence ATGCTGAGCTTCTCCGGCAGCCTCAAGGTCTTCGTCGCGGTGGAGCCCTGCGACATGCGGAAGTCGTTTCACGGCTTGCACGACGCGGTGAGCGGCAAGCTCAAGGAAGATCCGAAGAGCGGTGCGGTCTTCGCCTTCACCAACAAGCGCAGGACCTTGCTGAAGCTCCTCTACTTCGACGGAAGCGGTTTATGGGTTCTGGCAAAGCGGCTTGAGCGCGGGACATTCTCATGGCCGAAGGGAACGGATATCCGCGACGGCAAGCTGAGGCTCAGTTCCACCGCGCTTGCCTTCCTGCTTGATGGGATCGACATGCGCGATGGCTGCAAGCGGCCGTGGTATGAGCTTGGATGA
- the tnpC gene encoding IS66 family transposase, giving the protein MAEDERQRMQGEIDRRDELIARQSAEIALLKQAVDALTRRIFGAKSESLDPGQLELLLDPDASKKAPAAAPEGPGPAAEEDHRPKPGKKPRQPRIPEHLPVIEEILDPPEVQADPAAWRHIGEEVREQLDYRPGRFLRRRLVRRKYVRKADPLAKPVIAGLPPSIQERCIATPALVAEVVAARFADHLPYYRQAGIFARQGVSLDRKTLCGWALLASEWLSAIYRGIEAEHRACGYLQIDETPIRYLEPGHGKARNGYLWTSNIPGGSVLYRWHEGRDQGALTGLLGDGGMERIIQCDGYSAYPAWSRGKPGVTLAGCHAHVRRKFFEAQDQAPKLVGWILRQIGHLYRIERRLRQTRAGPALREAVRSSQSRMIHARLKKLFDLLARRRSILPQSLLGKAVRYALNQWPNLEVCMADGRVEIDTNLVENAIRPTKLGTKNWIFVGRETAGEKTAILYTVVENCRRLGIDPRNYLENVLTRLPAMKAGEAASLTPANWLKARQAARQRAA; this is encoded by the coding sequence ATGGCGGAAGACGAACGGCAGCGCATGCAGGGCGAGATCGACCGACGCGACGAGCTCATCGCGCGGCAGTCCGCCGAGATCGCGCTTCTCAAGCAGGCGGTCGACGCGCTGACCCGCCGGATCTTCGGGGCCAAGAGCGAGAGCCTCGATCCAGGCCAACTGGAACTGCTGCTTGACCCGGACGCGTCAAAAAAAGCGCCCGCCGCCGCTCCGGAAGGCCCCGGACCGGCGGCTGAGGAGGATCATCGGCCCAAGCCCGGCAAGAAGCCGCGGCAGCCGCGCATCCCGGAGCACCTGCCGGTGATCGAGGAGATCCTCGACCCGCCCGAAGTGCAGGCAGATCCCGCGGCATGGCGGCACATCGGTGAGGAAGTGCGTGAGCAGCTCGACTACCGGCCCGGACGCTTCCTGCGCCGCCGCCTGGTCCGGCGCAAATACGTCCGCAAGGCCGACCCGCTGGCCAAGCCGGTAATCGCCGGGCTGCCGCCGTCGATCCAGGAGCGCTGCATTGCCACGCCCGCGCTCGTTGCCGAAGTGGTTGCCGCACGCTTCGCCGACCATCTGCCCTACTATCGCCAAGCCGGGATCTTCGCCCGGCAGGGAGTCAGTCTCGACCGCAAGACGCTCTGCGGCTGGGCGCTGCTTGCTTCCGAATGGCTCTCCGCCATCTACCGTGGGATCGAGGCAGAGCACCGCGCCTGCGGCTACCTGCAGATCGACGAGACCCCGATCCGCTATCTTGAGCCCGGCCACGGCAAGGCCCGCAACGGCTACCTCTGGACCTCCAACATCCCCGGCGGCAGTGTCCTCTACCGCTGGCACGAGGGACGGGACCAAGGGGCGTTGACAGGCCTGCTTGGCGACGGCGGGATGGAGCGGATCATCCAGTGCGACGGCTACTCCGCCTATCCGGCATGGAGCAGGGGCAAGCCGGGAGTGACGCTTGCCGGCTGCCACGCGCACGTCCGCCGAAAGTTTTTCGAAGCACAGGACCAGGCCCCGAAGCTCGTGGGGTGGATCCTGCGCCAGATCGGGCATCTCTACCGGATCGAGCGCCGGTTGCGCCAAACACGTGCCGGTCCCGCCCTGCGCGAAGCCGTGCGCTCCTCGCAAAGCCGCATGATCCATGCCCGGCTCAAGAAGCTCTTCGACCTGCTGGCCAGGCGTCGCTCGATCCTGCCCCAGAGCCTGCTCGGCAAGGCGGTCCGCTACGCCCTCAACCAGTGGCCGAACCTGGAGGTCTGCATGGCTGACGGTCGCGTCGAGATCGACACGAATCTGGTGGAGAACGCGATCCGCCCGACCAAGCTTGGCACGAAGAACTGGATCTTCGTCGGAAGGGAGACCGCCGGGGAGAAGACCGCGATCCTCTACACCGTCGTTGAGAACTGCCGGCGGCTCGGAATCGATCCGCGCAATTATCTGGAGAATGTGCTGACCCGCCTGCCGGCGATGAAAGCCGGTGAAGCTGCAAGCCTCACCCCGGCGAACTGGCTCAAGGCCCGGCAAGCTGCCCGGCAAAGAGCCGCATGA
- a CDS encoding cysteine hydrolase family protein codes for MSNLPLRSALLLVDVINDFAFPDGKVLLKHALPAARRMAKVKTAAKAVGMPVIYVNDNFGHWQSTFHEQIERCRASECLGQPIAKLLAPEKEDYFVLKPRHSGFYSTSLDVLLDFLKIRTIILTGFAGDICVLYTANDAYMRSYELIVINDCIASETAAGNGAAIEHMKNRLKARSISSKTFRCYVRK; via the coding sequence ATGTCCAACCTCCCACTGAGATCAGCACTTTTATTAGTCGACGTCATTAACGACTTCGCGTTCCCCGACGGCAAGGTTCTGCTCAAGCATGCGTTACCGGCAGCGAGACGGATGGCTAAAGTGAAGACGGCTGCCAAAGCCGTAGGAATGCCGGTTATTTACGTGAACGATAACTTCGGGCATTGGCAGTCGACCTTCCACGAGCAGATTGAGCGGTGTCGCGCATCCGAATGCCTGGGTCAGCCAATTGCGAAGCTATTAGCGCCAGAGAAAGAAGACTACTTCGTATTGAAGCCACGCCACTCCGGGTTTTACTCCACCTCGCTCGATGTGTTACTGGATTTCCTGAAAATTCGCACCATTATCCTGACAGGTTTCGCGGGAGACATTTGCGTTCTGTATACCGCCAACGACGCTTATATGAGATCCTATGAATTGATTGTCATCAATGACTGTATCGCGTCGGAGACCGCAGCCGGCAATGGCGCGGCCATTGAGCACATGAAAAACCGATTGAAGGCCCGCTCGATCAGCTCGAAAACGTTCCGGTGCTATGTGCGAAAATAG
- a CDS encoding SDR family NAD(P)-dependent oxidoreductase, which translates to MKETVLLTGCTSGIGLHLAHQFAANGHSLVLVAPDEGELGVLAEELKTRYGIAARWIAKDLEAADSAEEIFDELQAEGIPIEILANNAGHGFHGRTWEIPIETHLSVIRLNIEAVVRLTNLFLPPMVARGRGKIFITASVAGFEAGPTVNVYHASKAFVLSYAEGLSVELEKTGVTVTALCPGATDTDFFPKGNMEGVVGFQKGNLMDPKDVAEAGYNGLMSDDLIIIPGMLNKTIVASRRFLSEHALAKISEKQYEDVPPEKRERTRGDKESPPQL; encoded by the coding sequence ATGAAAGAAACCGTGTTACTCACAGGCTGCACAAGCGGCATCGGCCTTCACCTTGCCCATCAGTTTGCAGCAAATGGCCACTCGCTCGTGCTGGTGGCACCCGATGAGGGGGAGCTCGGTGTTCTGGCCGAAGAACTCAAGACCCGTTACGGTATCGCTGCCCGATGGATAGCAAAAGATCTCGAAGCGGCTGATTCAGCGGAAGAGATCTTCGACGAGCTACAGGCTGAAGGCATCCCGATCGAGATCCTCGCGAACAATGCGGGTCATGGTTTCCATGGAAGAACCTGGGAGATTCCCATTGAGACCCATCTGTCGGTGATCAGGCTGAACATCGAGGCGGTGGTCCGTCTCACCAACTTGTTCCTGCCGCCGATGGTTGCGCGTGGTCGCGGGAAGATCTTCATCACCGCGTCGGTCGCAGGCTTCGAAGCGGGCCCCACCGTGAATGTTTATCACGCCTCGAAGGCGTTCGTCCTTTCCTACGCGGAAGGCTTGTCGGTGGAGTTGGAGAAGACCGGAGTCACGGTCACCGCCCTTTGTCCTGGCGCAACCGACACTGATTTCTTTCCGAAGGGCAACATGGAAGGCGTCGTCGGCTTCCAAAAGGGCAATCTCATGGACCCGAAGGATGTGGCCGAGGCAGGCTACAATGGCCTCATGTCTGATGATCTAATCATCATCCCCGGCATGCTGAACAAAACGATCGTGGCGAGCCGCAGGTTCCTTTCAGAGCATGCGCTCGCGAAGATCTCCGAGAAACAGTATGAGGACGTCCCTCCGGAGAAACGGGAGCGGACTCGCGGCGACAAGGAGAGCCCTCCCCAGCTTTGA